One Terriglobia bacterium DNA segment encodes these proteins:
- a CDS encoding helix-turn-helix transcriptional regulator — translation MQKSSFFTILEEMAARSQLGEFELIVLLALLRAGENAYGVPIAAVIEEITGREAGIGSVYAALERLQQKGMVSSSLGDPTPERGGRAKRYFRVTKAGLQQVRKTRKALVALWRGLPQLEGGKA, via the coding sequence TTGCAAAAAAGCAGTTTCTTCACTATACTTGAGGAAATGGCGGCGCGGTCCCAGCTCGGGGAGTTTGAACTGATTGTCCTGCTGGCTTTGCTCCGCGCGGGCGAGAATGCCTATGGAGTCCCCATTGCGGCAGTGATCGAAGAAATCACCGGGCGCGAGGCTGGGATTGGAAGCGTCTATGCCGCGCTCGAGCGGCTGCAACAGAAGGGCATGGTTTCGTCCAGCCTCGGCGATCCGACTCCGGAACGCGGCGGCCGGGCGAAAAGATATTTCCGCGTAACCAAAGCGGGATTGCAACAGGTCAGGAAAACTCGCAAAGCCCTTGTTGCCTTGTGGCGAGGGCTTCCACAACTGGAGGGAGGCAAGGCATGA